The nucleotide window ccgctgaatgttttaaaataggaaaattgagctcaacgctactgtggtggcctatgggaaatgaattagtggtcttgtgccatgtGCATTTGATAAACTATTGAGTTACCTATATAGATATTTAAAGTGCCAATTTGTAGCCTATGATAAAGGCTATAGCCTAAATGTGAGGCACATTGCCAATGGAAGGCAGGCGTCAAGCAACTTCTTAGAACAAAGACGATTTTCAGTAGTATTCCGTGAGATTACTTGCTTTCACACTTGAAAACCGGGAGAAAAGGAATGTCTCCATATCGGTCTCGTAAGGCTGAGAGTAAATTGGTCAATTCGTATATTTTTTGTTCAGTAGCGACAAATCTACAACAATAAGCTTTCTACCGGCGCGCTTAGAGTACTTTTTGATCAAGGGACCCAGAAGAGTGGGTGAAATTGGTCTTCTCTGTACTTGAGGTTTGGCACATATTGTGGCGGAAAAGTGTCAAGAAAAGTAACGTTTGAATCTTCTAATTCTTTGACATCGAAAACGGGTCTGTAGCCGGCGATGGCCATCATTTCCTTGCACGGGTACGTCTCTTCTATTTTCTGAATCGCGTCCGGGGACAAAGTTTGTTTCCATGCCATCGCGGCTTCTGCGGAGTTTCTGGTCGTCGAAAAGGGCCCGCCAGCggtgttgtttgtgttgttgtgcACCCACTGGAGCACTGTATTCGGAACGGGCAAACCAACGAATCTGTATATCTCCTGCGTCATTTCGTATGGTCGCATGGCAACATCTTCGTATCTCACAGCTTTGTATCGATCTTTAAGCCAATTAGGCATGGAAAGCCCGACAAGTAAGTTTTCCAGGGCATTTTGACAATACGCCGTCATGCTTTCTAGTACTTTGCCGGTCAGGTCGGTGACGGTGTAGTTAGGCTTGCTGACGAGACGGCGTTCCATCCAGGAGGGCGCTTTACCGCGTGGGTCTCGTATTATGTGAATAACTTTCAGGTTGAGCGAGGGATCCCGAACTAGCGCCACCACGTCGTTCAAATCGTACAGACGTATCGATTTGATTACGGTGTGCTTATGCTCACTGCACAAATCTGTCAACACTTTTGGCTGCACGACAGCGCACTGCTTCGATTGAGGAATCAATTCTGGCCATCTTCCGGAACAAAGAGTCGCTTGATCCAGCGCAGAAACTTCTCGAGTTCTCTTCTCTAGTGGGCTTCTGGCCAAGTCTGAGGCGTAACACTGCATCACGTCTGACGTAAAATTGCAGCGGAAAATATTATCCAACATTTCGATATGTTTCGGTCGGAAAAGGCTGAAGGGTTGGTCGAACTTCTTCATGCATTTTATCAAAGTGCGTCCGGGTTCGTATGAGTAAAAGAAGTCCTTGTTGGCATTGAAAAGCTCACCTATAAATGTAGAACCGCCCCGGAATGATGCTAGTATTAAAACGTGAACCCTTGAAACTGCGTCGTCCGAACCTGCAACCTTGGTTGGAGCTTCGATGGCGTTGGTAGTTCTGTCAGTGTTGCTGAAGAGAGTATCCAGAGAAAACGTGGTTAAAGTTTGGGAAACCGTCGTTGATGTCGCCTCGGTCGAAGTCGGAGTTACGGTTGTTGGGGCAAGAGTTGGAGTAGCGACGCCATAGGTGACTTCCGTTTCAAGCATTTCCTCAAATGGAAGGTGGCTTTCTTCGTCGAATTTTCTCGCAGTGTCCATCTTGACGGTTACGGGAATAAATCGAACGATCACTTTCTCCTTAGGGCGACACTGCCATCGACACATCACCAGGAAAAACAGGAAACCTACCGCATATTTGAAGAACCTGGCGAACCGACGCATTTCACATCTCTTATGTCAGGCACTCACCTCGCCACATAACGCGATCAAAAATCGATCCCATCAATAAAACACATTTGCGTAATCCGCTTCACAGATGACGGCCTTTtagaaatgaaacaaaacaatattAGTTTTATGACTACGTCATTCAAgcgaaacaaaggaaaatatagATGACATTAAACATCATCAGAACGATTAGAAATTAAGCTCATTTATTGATGTTTCATCGGTGTGAATAGCTCCATGGCGTACGGGCGACCATAATGTTGTTGATGTGTTTTTCGTATTTGATTTTTAAGATTGGTATTTTATAACACTCGTGGCAACAatcaaagatataaatatgattgaataaaatcaaaactCAATTGCAGATTCCTGAAATTGAGAATTCGAAGATATGGACATTATTTTCTGAACAACACACTAATGGAGGACGCCATGttgcaacaaaaacaacaaacagtCACATGACATCCATAACCTACCTACTCACTCAGACGTCGAGTGTCAGCTGCTACGGTATTAATATCACCAAAGGCAGCCatcattttggcaatttttctgGCTGCCGAAAACCTTTCAGTgtctttttatatattttttcataaaaagatatttttatgGAAGCTAATTTCAGGACTCTTTTGCCGAGtatgaaaattggaaaacatgaCTGTCGTAAAGCTGCGTGTGTGCAATTTTAGAATAACATTTTACATCAGTAAAGAAAAAAACCATTAGTAACGGATGCTGCAAAACAGCAGTAGCAACAAAAATATGAATGGATTATCAGCTAAGCAGTTGGTCGAAGAATAAACAGataaattacaaattttgaacagtTGTATGAGTAAATTGGCGCTCCTTACaaacacatatttttcattGCTGAAGATTAAAGTATATTTACGGTAAATTTACCAAGAATAGCCATGCTATTGATGGTTTTGGTACTCGTGTTTGGAGAGAAGATTCCTTCAAAGCAAAAATCTTACAATCAACATCGAAAAAAAACTCGTTCTCTAATGAAGACTTGGTGGACTACAAAATCCACAAAGAAT belongs to Ptychodera flava strain L36383 chromosome 17, AS_Pfla_20210202, whole genome shotgun sequence and includes:
- the LOC139115533 gene encoding carbohydrate sulfotransferase 1-like, translating into MRRFARFFKYAVGFLFFLVMCRWQCRPKEKVIVRFIPVTVKMDTARKFDEESHLPFEEMLETEVTYGVATPTLAPTTVTPTSTEATSTTVSQTLTTFSLDTLFSNTDRTTNAIEAPTKVAGSDDAVSRVHVLILASFRGGSTFIGELFNANKDFFYSYEPGRTLIKCMKKFDQPFSLFRPKHIEMLDNIFRCNFTSDVMQCYASDLARSPLEKRTREVSALDQATLCSGRWPELIPQSKQCAVVQPKVLTDLCSEHKHTVIKSIRLYDLNDVVALVRDPSLNLKVIHIIRDPRGKAPSWMERRLVSKPNYTVTDLTGKVLESMTAYCQNALENLLVGLSMPNWLKDRYKAVRYEDVAMRPYEMTQEIYRFVGLPVPNTVLQWVHNNTNNTAGGPFSTTRNSAEAAMAWKQTLSPDAIQKIEETYPCKEMMAIAGYRPVFDVKELEDSNVTFLDTFPPQYVPNLKYREDQFHPLFWVP